The following coding sequences are from one Calditrichota bacterium window:
- a CDS encoding thioredoxin family protein, protein MRYDVIQTPCLIIDGKLKSAGRVPGYNQIKNWLPEKAA, encoded by the coding sequence TTGAGATACGACGTCATCCAGACGCCCTGTTTGATCATTGACGGCAAGCTCAAGAGCGCCGGTAGAGTGCCCGGATACAATCAAATTAAAAATTGGCTGCCAGAAAAGGCGGCGTGA
- a CDS encoding class I SAM-dependent methyltransferase, which yields MKEYRMLKNGIKIIDKKGLHYIVENDGSLRKFKPWLGDAFSFLYDFIMKSSIFPKKFGGDMSKHYEILRQELKSVLGKQVLEVATGSGSAVNFLPNANHYIGTDVSPGLLKKAVKNFRNSGFKHAEFYVTSADALPFSDNIFDIVLCILSLNFFDNIKNVFKEIRRVSAPDSILICSVPVPERNKLRSTINGRLYSEKELEKIGQENGFSYERIPVENGALLYFRAKLQQRKRC from the coding sequence ATGAAAGAGTATAGAATGCTAAAAAATGGAATAAAGATCATCGACAAAAAAGGATTACATTACATTGTCGAAAATGACGGCAGTCTGAGAAAATTTAAGCCTTGGCTCGGAGACGCTTTTTCATTTCTATATGATTTCATCATGAAAAGTTCCATCTTTCCCAAGAAATTTGGTGGAGATATGAGCAAACATTATGAAATTCTCAGACAAGAGTTGAAAAGTGTTCTCGGCAAACAAGTTCTCGAAGTAGCAACAGGTAGCGGCAGTGCTGTTAATTTCTTACCAAATGCCAATCACTATATTGGCACAGATGTCAGCCCTGGCCTTTTAAAAAAAGCAGTTAAGAACTTCCGTAATTCGGGATTCAAACATGCCGAATTTTATGTGACGAGCGCAGATGCTCTTCCTTTTAGCGATAACATTTTTGATATTGTCCTTTGTATTCTCTCCCTCAATTTTTTCGACAATATCAAAAATGTTTTCAAAGAGATTAGACGAGTTTCGGCTCCAGATTCTATTCTCATTTGTAGTGTGCCCGTACCAGAGCGAAACAAATTGAGAAGTACAATCAATGGCAGATTATATTCAGAAAAGGAATTAGAAAAAATAGGCCAAGAGAATGGTTTTAGTTACGAAAGGATTCCTGTTGAAAATGGTGCTCTGCTATATTTCAGAGCAAAATTACAGCAGCGAAAGCGTTGTTAG
- a CDS encoding cation transporter — protein MSTEHHHHEIPADTGVRFIITILLNFLITVVEIVGGIIAGSLSLISDALHNFSDGVAVIISYIALRLRERDNSQRHTFGLKRAEILAAVINSSVLLVISLYLFYESALRLIHPTEVQGSLMSGIAAVGLIANVIGTLLLRRDSDSSMNIRSAYLHLFSDALSSLGVLLGGLAIYFWKIYWLDPILTILIGLYILKESYHILIGAIHILMEGAPTNIPVTKIKETIESFEGVEDFHHLHLWLVGENDVHLEGHVNIRDMLVSESNDLGRKIEEKLKHEFEISHVTLQFECNQCQGVGLISNGNE, from the coding sequence ATGAGCACTGAACACCATCATCACGAAATACCCGCCGACACGGGCGTTAGGTTTATCATCACGATTTTGTTGAATTTTCTGATTACCGTTGTTGAGATTGTCGGCGGCATCATTGCCGGGAGTCTGTCGCTGATTTCCGATGCGTTGCACAATTTCAGCGACGGCGTGGCGGTGATCATCAGCTACATCGCGCTGCGTCTGCGTGAGCGCGATAACTCCCAACGGCACACTTTCGGCCTGAAACGCGCGGAAATTTTGGCGGCGGTGATCAATTCTTCGGTGCTGCTGGTCATTTCGCTGTATCTATTTTATGAATCCGCACTTCGATTGATTCATCCAACTGAAGTTCAGGGGAGTCTGATGTCCGGAATCGCGGCGGTCGGATTAATTGCCAATGTCATCGGAACATTGCTGCTGCGGCGTGATTCAGATTCCAGCATGAATATCCGCTCCGCTTATTTGCATCTTTTTTCTGATGCACTTTCGTCGCTGGGCGTTTTGCTCGGCGGACTGGCGATTTATTTCTGGAAAATCTACTGGCTCGATCCGATTTTGACCATTTTGATCGGCTTGTACATTTTAAAAGAGAGCTACCACATTTTGATCGGCGCAATTCATATTTTAATGGAAGGCGCGCCCACCAATATCCCAGTGACAAAAATCAAAGAGACGATTGAATCATTTGAAGGCGTGGAAGATTTTCATCATTTACATTTGTGGCTGGTCGGAGAAAATGATGTCCATCTGGAAGGGCATGTGAATATTCGCGACATGCTGGTGAGCGAAAGCAATGATTTAGGCAGAAAAATTGAAGAAAAGTTAAAACACGAATTTGAGATTAGCCATGTAACGCTGCAGTTTGAATGCAATCAGTGCCAGGGCGTGGGATTGATTTCAAACGGTAATGAATAG
- a CDS encoding sigma-70 family RNA polymerase sigma factor, translated as MSQSKLKIASLFKSQYAALLNYVQGQISSLEDAEDLIQDVYFKAMKNLNALESIDNLTGWLFTVIKNEIIDWYRRKKPTQLSLDDENKEIWEKLLAEMPVDVADREEQDILLEAIYRAIENLPQEQKFVFVENVVQGRTFRQLAELTGESINTLLARKRYAVINLRKQLKNLRENLE; from the coding sequence ATGAGTCAATCAAAACTTAAAATAGCTTCGCTGTTCAAAAGTCAATATGCAGCATTGTTGAATTACGTTCAGGGCCAAATTTCTTCATTAGAGGATGCCGAAGATTTGATTCAGGACGTTTACTTCAAGGCAATGAAAAATCTAAATGCGCTGGAGTCAATTGACAATTTGACCGGTTGGCTTTTCACTGTTATTAAAAATGAAATCATTGATTGGTATCGCCGCAAAAAGCCAACTCAACTTTCTTTGGATGATGAGAACAAAGAAATCTGGGAAAAATTGCTGGCGGAAATGCCAGTTGACGTTGCCGATCGGGAGGAGCAAGATATTCTTCTCGAAGCAATCTACCGAGCCATTGAAAACCTGCCGCAGGAGCAGAAATTTGTATTCGTGGAAAATGTCGTCCAAGGCAGGACATTCCGTCAATTGGCTGAATTGACTGGCGAATCAATCAATACTTTGTTAGCGCGGAAAAGGTATGCGGTGATAAATTTACGGAAACAGTTGAAAAATTTGCGTGAAAATTTGGAATGA
- a CDS encoding glutaredoxin, whose amino-acid sequence MTKSNAEMAKKSNKPILILRTRNCRKSNLVIRFLQNNNIPHEVKSLETDPEAQQIAKKLNILSSPGIVVNGQVVNPYELIENCQIKNPAGTKQFLEELLGAE is encoded by the coding sequence ATGACGAAAAGTAACGCAGAAATGGCAAAAAAGAGTAACAAACCCATTCTCATTTTGCGCACTCGCAACTGTCGCAAGAGCAATTTGGTCATTCGATTTTTGCAGAATAACAACATCCCGCATGAGGTAAAATCTCTGGAAACTGATCCGGAAGCGCAGCAGATCGCCAAAAAGCTGAATATACTTTCGTCACCGGGAATTGTTGTGAACGGGCAAGTTGTCAATCCCTATGAGTTAATTGAAAATTGTCAGATAAAGAATCCGGCGGGGACAAAACAATTTTTAGAAGAATTGCTGGGGGCGGAGTGA
- a CDS encoding rhodanese-like domain-containing protein — protein MMKNRKKLLGKQVLLIILFAIIVSFVVNFFHPRAVKISFQRPPLAYASDSVFAEQLPPVSIETDEKNGFSEGDDLPVVGFDQLNRIISENKALLIDAREEVEFQAGHLPNAINIPYERYFEFEEIIQKLPHDKWLVCYCDGSPCDLGTLLAEELKLRDFAKVAVYEGGLNDWKAHGKSKGARNDR, from the coding sequence ATGATGAAAAATAGAAAAAAATTGCTCGGTAAACAGGTTTTGTTAATTATTCTTTTTGCTATCATCGTGAGTTTTGTTGTCAATTTTTTTCACCCGCGCGCTGTTAAAATTTCCTTTCAGCGGCCTCCCCTGGCGTACGCGTCAGATTCGGTCTTTGCCGAACAACTTCCGCCGGTGTCAATTGAAACCGATGAAAAAAACGGATTTTCCGAAGGCGACGATTTGCCAGTTGTCGGATTTGATCAGCTTAATCGGATCATTAGCGAAAACAAAGCATTGTTAATCGACGCCAGAGAAGAAGTCGAATTTCAGGCGGGACATTTACCGAACGCAATAAATATTCCCTACGAGAGATATTTTGAGTTTGAAGAAATAATCCAAAAATTGCCGCACGACAAATGGCTGGTTTGCTATTGCGACGGGTCGCCATGCGATTTGGGCACATTGCTGGCGGAAGAACTCAAATTGAGAGATTTCGCGAAAGTGGCAGTTTACGAGGGTGGTCTGAATGACTGGAAAGCGCATGGCAAGTCGAAGGGGGCAAGAAATGACAGATAA
- a CDS encoding ZIP family metal transporter, giving the protein MLTSLLVYSFFIIVIAWIGGAIPIYFRKNSFVIHLFISFGAGVLLGAALLHMTPDAAKYIGPRLGLPILLGFLSLYIFEKFIMTHPCPSEGCEFHSVGISAFVGLSVHSLITGLALGAGIFVPHLGMVVFLAVVLHKLPASLSLSSLLIKEHYSNKSIMLLTLLFSVMVPIGAFITFFVLQGTSLIAIGYLIAFSAGTFLHVAADDLIPEVHRHFQYRYVRLVAFLSGLVVIGVVRFLA; this is encoded by the coding sequence ATGTTGACCAGTTTACTTGTTTATTCTTTTTTCATTATTGTGATCGCCTGGATTGGTGGCGCGATTCCGATTTATTTCAGGAAAAATTCGTTCGTTATCCATCTTTTTATCAGTTTCGGCGCTGGCGTTTTGCTGGGCGCCGCTCTTTTGCACATGACGCCTGACGCCGCAAAGTACATCGGCCCCCGGCTGGGGCTGCCTATTCTTCTTGGTTTTTTGTCGCTCTATATTTTTGAAAAATTTATTATGACCCACCCGTGTCCATCGGAAGGATGTGAGTTCCATTCTGTGGGAATTTCCGCTTTTGTTGGCTTGTCGGTTCACAGCTTAATTACCGGTCTGGCGTTGGGAGCAGGCATATTTGTGCCCCATCTCGGTATGGTTGTTTTCCTGGCAGTTGTGCTACACAAACTTCCGGCGTCGCTGTCTTTGTCCAGTTTGCTCATCAAGGAACATTACTCCAATAAATCTATCATGCTGTTGACCTTGCTCTTTTCGGTGATGGTCCCCATCGGCGCTTTTATTACTTTTTTTGTGCTTCAGGGAACATCCTTGATTGCGATCGGCTATCTGATTGCATTTTCGGCTGGTACTTTTCTTCACGTGGCTGCAGATGATTTAATCCCGGAAGTGCACCGGCATTTCCAGTACCGCTACGTGCGGCTGGTGGCATTTTTATCTGGCTTGGTTGTTATTGGTGTTGTTAGATTTTTAGCATAG
- a CDS encoding sulfite exporter TauE/SafE family protein: protein MPLALIGIVLLISFLLSMFGLGGAQLYVPIFYWLGMSLKSEAILLALTINFVTQTSAFLYYRRKKLVEFKIGIPLIVAAIPMTFAGAHLTYKVPDHFIALFIGLFLIALGLQRIYKPAVKPIARSRKQKIVLGFFAGSAIGFLIGLLGIGGGSLVVPALLLLGLTPKHAAATSAFVTSISTLSGSAAHWKMGTVPLIIVVVTALAAIVGSQLGARFMTKRLPEKLMSVLLGVLLILIGMVFIVKEVIFLG, encoded by the coding sequence ATGCCGCTCGCGTTAATCGGGATTGTGTTACTGATTTCGTTTTTATTGTCCATGTTTGGCCTGGGCGGCGCTCAATTGTACGTGCCGATTTTTTATTGGCTGGGAATGTCCCTGAAGAGCGAGGCGATTTTGCTGGCGCTCACCATCAATTTTGTCACGCAGACCTCGGCATTTCTTTACTATCGCCGAAAAAAACTGGTAGAATTCAAAATAGGGATTCCGCTAATCGTTGCTGCGATTCCCATGACTTTTGCCGGTGCGCATTTGACGTACAAAGTGCCGGATCATTTCATTGCTCTGTTCATCGGATTGTTTTTGATTGCACTTGGTTTACAGAGAATTTACAAACCGGCTGTCAAGCCGATTGCTCGCAGCCGCAAGCAAAAAATAGTGCTCGGTTTTTTTGCCGGCAGCGCTATCGGATTTTTGATCGGACTTTTGGGCATCGGCGGCGGCTCGCTTGTTGTGCCGGCTTTGCTGTTGCTGGGTTTGACGCCCAAACACGCGGCAGCGACTTCGGCATTCGTTACGAGTATCTCTACGCTATCCGGAAGCGCCGCGCACTGGAAAATGGGGACTGTGCCGCTGATAATTGTCGTTGTCACGGCTCTGGCGGCAATCGTCGGTTCGCAGTTGGGGGCGCGATTTATGACAAAACGTTTACCTGAAAAGTTAATGTCTGTTTTGCTGGGGGTATTGCTGATTTTGATTGGAATGGTTTTTATTGTGAAAGAAGTGATATTTTTAGGATAA
- a CDS encoding DoxX family membrane protein has translation MTDKGKSRLINWLLRIIIAGIFIYAGAVKIANPAGFAEQVDNYRILPYFFVVITAVVLPWLELICGMLLLTSRCLSASALILLVLNFIFIVAIASALVRGLDISCGCFAVGAEETKIGMQKLAEDIVLLAMNVVIYRNSLK, from the coding sequence ATGACAGATAAAGGAAAAAGCAGGCTCATCAATTGGCTGTTGCGGATCATCATCGCCGGAATTTTCATCTACGCCGGCGCCGTGAAAATCGCCAATCCGGCCGGGTTTGCCGAACAAGTGGATAATTATCGCATTTTGCCATATTTTTTTGTGGTCATTACGGCTGTGGTTCTGCCGTGGCTGGAACTGATTTGCGGCATGTTGCTTTTGACGAGTCGCTGTCTTTCTGCTTCGGCGTTGATTTTGTTAGTGTTGAATTTCATTTTCATCGTGGCGATTGCTTCGGCGCTGGTGCGCGGGCTGGATATTAGCTGCGGCTGTTTTGCTGTCGGCGCAGAAGAGACAAAGATCGGGATGCAAAAATTGGCGGAAGATATTGTTTTGCTGGCGATGAATGTTGTGATTTATCGGAATAGCCTAAAATGA